A genomic window from Lichenibacterium dinghuense includes:
- a CDS encoding cellulose biosynthesis cyclic di-GMP-binding regulatory protein BcsB — translation MILSHKSLTRVSAAVAAVLAGTPTAMAAPATPAPAVVAPAPALVVAPAPALALKHLPAGQEQLTFRGELSHRTFSIYLGRGEVERAKVFQLALKNAVALLPERSTLKLSVNGRALATLPARSSEGLSITPVAIPPGVLVPGFNTVEVSVAMAHRVDCSVAATYELWTLLDPAQTGFVVPTAPWGGSRSISDIAAEALAADGTTRIALRIPDSGDAGAIERASLFIDALVQRAGLVRPIVETDEGGGRGAGFDVVIESAGTRDEATRNLRILGREDGVTLARDANTDRLVVALSGTDDADLDRQIVAFAASGAGLPPPSPAGEMIVAGEERRSFASLGLPTESFSGRRFASALDVVLPSDFYPANYDKAQVLIDGSYAASLDPGSDLVFRVNGALVSSLRLGPDRGGLLDHETVDLPLRFFHPGRNAVEIEAITSTAADRQCDTTAMANDVRFTLGKTSEIVFPSFAHLGTIPQIPGAMADGRRGDGTAVDLYLPGTGAASVGPALTVMANRAAEHRGLERIAVHLGAPAADAAPGIVVSSFNELPADLRGEVRAEMANAAEPASKVETNGAGQDDQSTAGQGVVRAAGSGDLRHWAGEAQRLLRRQGFFFGVDRDARTVPVSARSLVVTALAPRPQDAGAGGISLPRFTASSAQWLVVTAADAPTLRDGLTRLVSDGRWGDLDGQAVSLDLADGRMASIQPSRVLYVAPDHLVLSDVRPILGGLVSNHIELSLAFLMLLMTILGLSTHALIRRSGTK, via the coding sequence ATGATCCTCTCCCACAAGTCTCTGACGAGAGTGTCGGCCGCCGTCGCGGCCGTCCTCGCCGGCACTCCCACGGCCATGGCGGCACCCGCCACCCCGGCCCCAGCCGTCGTTGCGCCCGCCCCCGCGCTCGTCGTTGCGCCCGCCCCCGCGCTGGCCTTGAAGCACCTGCCGGCCGGGCAGGAGCAGCTGACCTTCCGGGGTGAACTCAGCCACCGCACCTTCTCGATCTATCTCGGGCGCGGCGAGGTGGAGCGTGCAAAAGTGTTTCAGCTCGCGCTGAAGAACGCCGTCGCCCTCCTGCCGGAACGGTCGACCCTGAAGCTGTCGGTTAACGGGCGCGCCCTGGCGACGCTGCCGGCGCGGTCGTCCGAGGGCCTGTCCATCACTCCCGTGGCGATCCCGCCCGGCGTGCTCGTCCCCGGCTTCAACACAGTCGAGGTGTCGGTCGCCATGGCGCACCGCGTCGACTGCTCGGTCGCAGCGACCTACGAACTCTGGACGCTGCTCGATCCGGCCCAGACCGGCTTTGTCGTGCCAACGGCTCCCTGGGGCGGATCGCGCTCGATCAGCGACATCGCTGCCGAGGCTCTGGCCGCGGACGGCACGACGCGGATCGCGCTGCGGATCCCGGACAGTGGAGACGCCGGCGCGATCGAGCGGGCCTCGCTCTTCATCGACGCACTCGTGCAGCGCGCGGGGCTGGTGCGCCCGATCGTGGAGACGGACGAAGGAGGCGGCCGCGGGGCCGGGTTCGACGTCGTGATTGAGTCCGCGGGCACCCGCGACGAGGCGACGCGCAACCTGCGCATCCTGGGGCGCGAGGACGGAGTCACCCTGGCCCGAGACGCGAACACCGACCGCCTCGTCGTGGCGCTGTCGGGCACCGACGACGCCGACCTCGACCGGCAGATCGTGGCCTTCGCGGCGAGCGGCGCGGGCCTGCCCCCGCCGAGCCCGGCCGGCGAGATGATCGTCGCCGGGGAAGAACGCCGCTCCTTCGCGTCGCTCGGCCTTCCGACCGAGAGCTTCTCGGGGCGTCGCTTCGCTTCCGCCCTCGACGTCGTGCTGCCGAGCGACTTCTACCCTGCGAACTACGACAAGGCCCAGGTGCTGATCGACGGATCCTACGCTGCGAGCCTCGACCCGGGCAGCGACCTCGTGTTCCGCGTCAACGGCGCCCTTGTGTCGTCGCTCCGCCTCGGGCCCGACCGCGGCGGCCTGCTCGATCACGAGACCGTCGACCTGCCGCTGCGCTTCTTTCACCCCGGCCGCAACGCCGTCGAGATCGAGGCCATCACGTCGACTGCGGCGGACCGGCAATGCGACACCACCGCCATGGCGAACGACGTCAGGTTCACGCTCGGGAAGACGTCCGAGATCGTCTTCCCGAGCTTCGCCCACCTCGGCACCATACCGCAGATCCCAGGCGCCATGGCCGACGGGCGCCGCGGGGACGGCACCGCGGTCGACCTTTACCTGCCGGGGACCGGCGCGGCGTCGGTCGGCCCCGCGCTCACCGTGATGGCCAACCGTGCGGCCGAGCATCGCGGGCTCGAAAGGATCGCCGTCCATCTCGGGGCGCCGGCCGCCGACGCCGCGCCCGGCATCGTCGTCTCATCCTTCAACGAGCTGCCGGCCGACCTGCGCGGCGAGGTTCGGGCCGAGATGGCGAACGCCGCCGAACCCGCGTCGAAGGTCGAAACGAACGGGGCCGGGCAGGACGATCAGAGCACGGCCGGACAGGGCGTCGTGAGGGCTGCAGGGAGCGGGGATCTCCGTCACTGGGCGGGAGAAGCGCAGCGCCTACTCCGGCGGCAGGGCTTCTTCTTCGGCGTGGACCGCGACGCACGCACCGTGCCCGTGTCGGCCCGCTCGCTCGTGGTGACGGCCCTCGCCCCGCGGCCGCAGGATGCCGGGGCGGGCGGGATCAGCCTGCCGCGCTTCACGGCCAGTTCCGCCCAGTGGCTCGTCGTGACCGCGGCCGACGCGCCGACGCTGCGCGACGGGCTCACGCGCCTCGTGTCCGACGGGCGCTGGGGCGACCTCGACGGGCAGGCCGTCAGCCTCGACCTCGCGGATGGCCGCATGGCCTCGATCCAGCCGTCGCGCGTGCTCTACGTCGCGCCCGACCACCTCGTCCTGTCCGACGTCCGGCCGATCCTCGGCGGCCTCGTGTCGAACCACATCGAGCTGAGCCTCGCCTTCCTCATGCTTCTGATGACGATCCTGGGTCTGTCGACCCATGCCCTGATCCGACGCTCGGGGACGAAGTGA